Below is a window of Mycolicibacterium chitae DNA.
GCTGCGCGCCTGCGCGAAGGCGTCGTCGGGCAGCCGACCGAACACCGGGTGGGTGAAGACGGCGACGCCGAACTCGACCCCCACCATCGGGCCGGTCAGCAGTAGCGCAACGGCGTCGACGGTGTCTCGCAGCATCACCGCGCCCGCTCAGCCCTTCGGGGGATAGGGATCCCTGCCGTAGGAGTTCTTCTCGCCGATGGTGCCGTCCTGGTTGCGGATGGTGTGCTCGGCGTGGCGGGTCATCGCCATCGCGCGGCCCACCGCGGCCTGTTCGGCCCTGGTCCCGCCGG
It encodes the following:
- a CDS encoding DUF2188 domain-containing protein encodes the protein MAKGDIMTYHERGVWKSKVEGSSRAAHAGGTRAEQAAVGRAMAMTRHAEHTIRNQDGTIGEKNSYGRDPYPPKG